ACCCGTCTGCGCGCCTCCTTGAGCAAGGTGAAAACCGACATTCATCGCGGACGTGAGACGTTGAGAAGGAAGCTCAAGTTGAAAATGTCTGGGCAAGAGGAATGGGGAGGCTTGCACGGTGCGGAGAATCCCTGCCCGATCTAAACCTGAAATCCTGACTTAATGAACGAGCGAGGCGAAAGACAATTGGAACAACTGGTTCACCGTGAACTGCGGAGTCTGCCCGAATTGGCGGCGCCCGAGACGCTGGTGCATCGCGTAATGCTGGCGGTCCACGTCAAAGAGCGGCAACCGTGGTGGCAACTGCCCTGGGTGACCTGGCCGCGTTCGGCGCAACTGGGCTCCTTCGCATTATTCGCCGCGACGGTCGCAGGTCTCGTCTATTTCGGCGCAAGCGCCTGGCAGGCGGCTGGAATCGGTAACCCGCTGGTCAAAGTGTGGGAATGGGTCGGTTCACTTTCGCCGTTGTGGGACTCGCTGCAGTCGCTGGTCAACACGGCCGGCCTCGTTGCGAAAAAAGCAGGACCGCAGTACCTGTTCGTCGGCCTGGGGGTTGCCGGGTCCATGTATTTGCTATGTGTGGCGACCGGCACAGCGTGTTACCGGCTGGCGCTCAACCGACGTTAAGGGAGAATTGAAATGAAACGAAAACCATTGTCTGAAAAATCAATCCCGACGTTTGCCATCGGAATGCTGGCGCTGCTCGGCGTTTTGCCTCTACGGGCGCAAGATGACGCCAACAGGAAGAAAGACGAACCTGCCGCAGTAGAGCAGCCGGCCGACTCGCCGACGCGCGCTGTGGACGCGAACGACGAAGGCGGAGGCCGAACGTGGCGGGATGGAAGAGATGCCGTGATGATCGGCAACGATTTCGTACTAAAGGAGGATGAGATTGTGGCGAATGTGGTGGTCGTGTCGGGGAATGCCACGATCAGGGGTCGGGTGACGCGGGATCTGGTCGTTGTGGCGGGGTCGGCCAACATTACCGGGACCGTGGATGGGGACGTGGCCGTCGTTCTTGGTTCGGCAACGCTCGGACCGAACGCGGAGGTCAAGCGTGACGTAACTGTTGTGGGCGGCGCTTTGACGAGCGAGCCGACCACAAAAATAGGTGGAGAACCGGTTGTCGTTTCGTCTTTCGGAGTTTTTCGAAATTTTGAATGGCTCAAAGCCTATGCGATTCACGGTCTGATGCTGGCCCGGCCGATTGCCCCGCAAGTAGGCTGGGTCTGGGCCGTGGCCGGGATTTGCTTGTTCATCTACTTGTTGATCGCTCTTCTTTTTCCCCGGCCAATCCAGGCTTGCGTGGAGGCGTTGGAGAAAAGGCCCGTGGGTTCGTTCTTTATGGGCATTCTGCTGTTCGTGTTGTTCGCTCCGCTGACATTCCTGCTGGCGGTGTCAATCGTCGGGATCGTCGTCATCCCGTTTCTTGCCTGCGCGATGGTCGTCGCCTTTCTCTTCGGAAAGGTATCTGTGTACCGTTTTGCCGGGACGCAGTTGGGCAAACAATTCAATCTTTCGGCACTTCAACTCCCGCTGGTCGCATTCCTTGTCGGCGCATTGCTTTTTTGTCTTCTCTACACGATCCCGGTCCTCGGCTTTCTCGTCTGGGCCGCCGTCATTCCGTTCGGGATGGGCGCGGTCGTACTGGCGGCTTTTGGTGGGCTTCGCCGGGAAGGGAACGGAAAGGCGCCGGTTGCGCCAACGGGCGGAGGCGCGGTCGCGGTTGCGGGACCACCCGATCTGGAACCTCCACTGATGCGGGCACCGGCGACACCGGCGGATTTTATTTCCATGTCGCGAGCCGGGTTCTGGCTGCGCACCTTTGCCACGATAATGGACGTATTATTGTTTGTTTTCGTGGTTATTGTTACCGGACCAAAAGCGGTGTTTCTGTGGTTCATCTATCACGTCGCGATGTGGGCGTGGAAGGGGACGACCGTCGGCGGAATCGTCATGGGCATCAAGCTCGTCCGCGTCGACGGGCGCCCGGTAGACGTGGGAGTCGCACTGGTGCGGGCGGCTGCCAGTATATTTTCCGCGCTGATCTTTGGATTGGGATTTTTCTGGGCCGGCTGGAACCGCGAGAGGCAATCGTGGCATGACAAGATCGCCGGGACTCTGATGGTGAAGGTGCCGAAGGGAGTGGCGCTGCTCTGAAATTCAGGCGGGGAGGTTGACTGGTTAACGCGGCCGGATCTGACTGTTCTATTCCGAACTCCAGGAATCCGTCGCCCATTCGATCTGGCCTGGAGCTTTGGCGGATCGACCGGGCCTGAGGGACGGAAAAGAAAGCTGGCGGCCCGTGGAAGCGGACCGCCAGGCTACAACTCAATTCGAGAAGAGCGTCGGGACCGATGGCCCAACGCGAGTAGGCAGATTAAGGCATGACCTTTTGCCCCCACCATGATGATGGAGACGGTGAGCGAATACTGCATTTCGAGTGTCGAAATTCAGTATGGTTTCCATGCTTGGTGAGTCGAGCAGTCGGCATACCAACGAAGTTGTCCAACCGCTTTGTTGATTATTCAGTGGACCATATCGGCCAAATCATGCCAAGCGATGCTCGATCGCGGCCGTAACAGGCGTCTCCGTGTCTTGAATGTTGGCAGGTGTGACCTGTTTCTGGATCGACCCGGGACACAAACGATGGTCAAAGAGAGAGCTGAAGGATTAGTCCCTGGATGTGCTGCGACCATCGGCTGATATAACTCAATTCTCGATGGACATGCTCAAGCTGCTCGCACGGAAGCGAATTGACCCGTGTGGGAGACCCTACGGGGGGCGCTGATTCCCAGGCCGTGTTCAGTTCTTTCATCTGATCCACGAATGCGTTCTGCTTCGCGCTCAAGTCCGCCAACAATTTGTTCAGTCGGTCGGCCAGAACCATGCCGTTCTCAAACAACCGGACCTTTAGGATTGGCGAACTCGTCTTGGCTCGTTCCAAAAGAAAATCCTCGGCTTCGTGACAGAGCCGACTTACCACGGTGAATAAATCTACGGTTGCGGGCGGAATGTTTTGTACATCTTCCGGTTTGGTGCCACGCTCCAGTTCCAACAAGTGGATCAACCGGTCCCTTGGCTCTCGAAGGCAATTGTAGGCTGCATTCAATCCAATATAACGCTCGGTCGCGCTTAGTTTTTCCGCTTGCGTCGTATGGTGAACACGGTCGGGATGTGTTTCGGCCGCGAGCGCCAAAAACTTCGCCTTTAGAACTTCTGGATCGAGCCAGGGGCGGCGTGGTTCCTCCAACAAGGCAAAAAAATCGGTCATTGATTCCTGCGATTGTCGCTGAAGACAATCGTCGAACGCCCCGTCAGGCGCTGAAACTTTCGCCGCAGGAACAACTGCTGGCGGCATTGGGGTTTTTCACCTTGAAACCGCCTCCCTCCAGCGCATCCAGGTAGTCCAGTTCGCTGCCCGTCACATACAACGCGCTTTTGGGATCAACGACGACTTTGATTCCTCCCGTTTCAACAAGAATGTCACGATTTGCCGGCCCCTCCTGAAGGTCCATTTTGTATTGAAGACCGGAACAGCCACCGCCCACAACTGCGACACGGAGTACACCATTTGGACGCCCCTGCCGGGCCAGCAAGGAGCCCACTTTTCCCGCGGCGCCGGGCGTTACACGAATGAGCCGTTCGTCGCCCACCCGGTAGAGGGGGCGTGCATCCGCATTATTCGCTGTTGGTGCAATCATGCGGGTAGAAACTATCGCTCCTACCCCGCAACGTCAATTGGTACCGGCAGGGTTGAGAAAGGGAGTTTTGGCGCGGTTGGCAATGCCAGAATCGACGTTGGCATTTTGCCTGCTATATCAGCAAATGTGAACACGAAGAGTAAAATGATTGATGGCTGGAAAATCAAGACATGGGTGGACTGGGTCATCGCTTGGACCAGCTTCGTTGTATTCGTCACTCTGGAAGCGGCAGTGTTTTATTCCTATTGCGTATTCCTTCGCATCATGCACTGACCGGTTTCCCCGTGGCGGGCAATGTATCCGGATGGCTGTCACACCTTTCACTACCGAAAATTCGGCTCAATTCCTCGGCGGATTTCCGAAAGTGGCCCGCGGCAGTGACCCGCAAGAATCCGAACTCGACGAAGGAGAACATGGGATCTACTGATGAGGAGATTTTCCTCCGGGTTTGAAAAGGTTGTTTTTTAGAATCATCACGGATGGCCCGCTTTCGTCCCAAGTCTTTTTAAGAAAGTCCGGCACCGGCGTTGGCATCTTAACCAACGAACCCAAAACCAGGTCGTCATCACCGTCGCCATCGACATCACCGGAGTCCATCGTTAGCCACCGGCCCGCGATGCACTCCCGAAAGGTCGAGGCCGTGAACTGCAGGTTGCCATGGTTCTCAAGATACACAAAGCTTTCACGAGGTGACCGGTCGTAATCGGGGAAAAAGGAGATCGCAGCGATGTCGAGGTCCCCGTCCTGGTCGAAATCTCTCGCGATGGCCTTGTAGGCTCCGTTCAAATGAAAGAACCAAGCCTCTTCGAACCGCAGGTTGCCGCGATTGAGATAAATGCGAATTCCGTGATACGGCTTGGTTGGAGACGTGGAAAAGTCGGCGTTGTCACCATTTGTTACGAGTAAATCCATCAACCCGTCTTTGTTGAAATCGGCCAGTTCAAAACCGGAATGACCCCAACTGGGCTGCTTCTGGAAGATCAAGTGCTGTGTGAAGTGGCCCTTTCCGTCGCCTGTGAAGATGAACATCGATTCCAACGCCTGGGCCACCAGCACGGCCAGGTCTGCGTGACCGTCTTTGTTGAAATCATACACAGCACAACTCAGCGCCCCGGGTTTGTCGAGAAGCACATGCTCTTCGTACCGGCCGTTGCCTTTGTTTTCGAACCAGGAAAAACGGCCGATATAATTCCCATACACACATAAAGCAAAGTCCTCGCGACCGTCCTCGTTGAAGTCGCCGAACTTGACGTCCGTGGTCCTGGGCAGGTCGTTGAGGACTGTGCTTCGTCGTAACCCTTCGGGTGTCTTTTCCAGCATGAGCAACTGCCCTCTGGTTTCCTCGCGCGGGAAAAAATTTCCGATGGCTGCGAAGTAAAAGGCCCGTTCGGTTTCCGTCATCCCAACCGGGATGTTGCCCAGGCGGGCAGTCGAAATCAGGGAACCGTCTGTGTCTAAAAAGTCCACGCCCTGGAGCTGGGCGTCCCCCATCATGATGACATGCCGAACGGGGTCAATCCGGACCAGTGTTGTGTGGGGTGGGGAGCGTCTGAATCTCGCGGGCATGGCCGTGAACTGTTGGAGGTCCACGGCGATCTTCGACTGGTCCTGGAAGGACACTAGCTTCTCCGGCGCAGCCGAGACATAGTAATCAACAATGGCATCCCAGGTTTTTTCTGTCATCATCGGCGATTTGGGAAACACGTTCGCCTTCAATAGAAGGTCGAGGTCCTTAAAGTAATTGGTGGTTGGAGGGGCCATGCCGGTCAAATACTTCATCTTGGGCAGCAATTCGTCCCGCCACGTTTTTTTGTCCAGCATGTCCGGCTCGGGCAGCAAATGGCAGGTCTGGCAATAGCTTTGCGCGGCGATTCGTCCGACCACACTCGTTTTGGCGGAGGTTGAACGATTCGTTGCGCCGGCAGCCTTGTCGTTTGGAGCAGTTTCCGCCGCTCTGGTTTCCAGAAAAGCGGTGGCCCCCACAAAGAAGACAGCGAAGGCAAAACTCTTGAACGAACTCATGTTCGCCCACCAAAATACGCGGTGCTTTACGTCGCGCGAAGACAAAAGTGGGCGTAATATTGGTCAAGAGTTCGCACCCCTTTCGTCTGGCGACTCAATCGGGGCGGCGTGATCCCAGGCAGTGCACCGTCAGCGATTTCCCTTTCGGCCTGGTCTCGGTTGGATCTGCGTAGTCGCCGCGGTGTCCCCCCTCCATTGGCTCGAGGTGGGCGGGAGTGTCGAGTATTTTCGGCGTGTCATCTCAGAACCCTCTTTTTTACTGGCCCCGTGGACCTCAAATCGGAAATTTTCGCTGACTGCTTGTCCTGTTGTGAATTGTCGGGAAGCACCCAGGACCGAGCCTCGCTCTCGTTCCTTAATTTCGGTTTCCTTGCACCGGAAGTTGTGGTAAATAAATCCCACGATGTCGCACCACCAGCCCCGCCTCGAAGACGCGTTCCTGACGCGGCGCGACTTTCTCTGCAAATGCGGCATGGGAATGGGTTCGCTGGGGTTTGCGTCGTTGATGGCGCAGACCGGTCTGTTACCAACCGGGGCGCGGGCCGGGGAGGCGGTCAACCCGCTGGAGTCGAAAGCGCCGCAATTTCCGGCGCGCGCCAAACGGGTCGTTCATTTTTTCCTCAACGGCGGACCGTCGCACGTGGACACGTTCGATCCCAAGCCGACACTGGCGAAATACGCG
The window above is part of the Candidatus Angelobacter sp. genome. Proteins encoded here:
- a CDS encoding RDD family protein, with translation MKRKPLSEKSIPTFAIGMLALLGVLPLRAQDDANRKKDEPAAVEQPADSPTRAVDANDEGGGRTWRDGRDAVMIGNDFVLKEDEIVANVVVVSGNATIRGRVTRDLVVVAGSANITGTVDGDVAVVLGSATLGPNAEVKRDVTVVGGALTSEPTTKIGGEPVVVSSFGVFRNFEWLKAYAIHGLMLARPIAPQVGWVWAVAGICLFIYLLIALLFPRPIQACVEALEKRPVGSFFMGILLFVLFAPLTFLLAVSIVGIVVIPFLACAMVVAFLFGKVSVYRFAGTQLGKQFNLSALQLPLVAFLVGALLFCLLYTIPVLGFLVWAAVIPFGMGAVVLAAFGGLRREGNGKAPVAPTGGGAVAVAGPPDLEPPLMRAPATPADFISMSRAGFWLRTFATIMDVLLFVFVVIVTGPKAVFLWFIYHVAMWAWKGTTVGGIVMGIKLVRVDGRPVDVGVALVRAAASIFSALIFGLGFFWAGWNRERQSWHDKIAGTLMVKVPKGVALL
- a CDS encoding iron-sulfur cluster assembly accessory protein — protein: MIAPTANNADARPLYRVGDERLIRVTPGAAGKVGSLLARQGRPNGVLRVAVVGGGCSGLQYKMDLQEGPANRDILVETGGIKVVVDPKSALYVTGSELDYLDALEGGGFKVKNPNAASSCSCGESFSA
- a CDS encoding VCBS repeat-containing protein, encoding MSSFKSFAFAVFFVGATAFLETRAAETAPNDKAAGATNRSTSAKTSVVGRIAAQSYCQTCHLLPEPDMLDKKTWRDELLPKMKYLTGMAPPTTNYFKDLDLLLKANVFPKSPMMTEKTWDAIVDYYVSAAPEKLVSFQDQSKIAVDLQQFTAMPARFRRSPPHTTLVRIDPVRHVIMMGDAQLQGVDFLDTDGSLISTARLGNIPVGMTETERAFYFAAIGNFFPREETRGQLLMLEKTPEGLRRSTVLNDLPRTTDVKFGDFNEDGREDFALCVYGNYIGRFSWFENKGNGRYEEHVLLDKPGALSCAVYDFNKDGHADLAVLVAQALESMFIFTGDGKGHFTQHLIFQKQPSWGHSGFELADFNKDGLMDLLVTNGDNADFSTSPTKPYHGIRIYLNRGNLRFEEAWFFHLNGAYKAIARDFDQDGDLDIAAISFFPDYDRSPRESFVYLENHGNLQFTASTFRECIAGRWLTMDSGDVDGDGDDDLVLGSLVKMPTPVPDFLKKTWDESGPSVMILKNNLFKPGGKSPHQ